The following proteins come from a genomic window of Pseudomonas putida:
- the exbB gene encoding tonB-system energizer ExbB, whose protein sequence is MTRTQPSASPTPSRAWRAIAALTLSLVLAPVAMADEPTTNAATPAAATAPATPAAAPVDAPAPGATATTPADTPAAADPSVQALVEDTSLGMAHDLSPWGMYKNADIVVKIVMIGLAIASIITWTIWITKGFELMGAKRRLRGEIAQLKKSTTLKEASEVSNKEGTLAHTLVHDALEEMRLSANAREKEGIKERVSFRLERLVHASGRTMSSGTGVLATIGSTAPFVGLFGTVWGIMNSFIGIAKTQTTNLAVVAPGIAEALLATALGLVAAIPAVVIYNVFARSIAGYKAQVSDASAQVLLLVSRDLDHQGSERAAPHMVKVG, encoded by the coding sequence ATGACACGTACTCAACCTTCCGCTTCGCCAACCCCGTCGCGCGCCTGGCGCGCCATCGCCGCGCTGACACTCAGCCTGGTGCTGGCCCCGGTGGCCATGGCCGATGAGCCAACCACCAACGCCGCCACGCCTGCTGCTGCAACTGCCCCGGCCACACCCGCTGCTGCCCCGGTCGATGCGCCTGCGCCTGGTGCCACTGCCACCACCCCGGCAGATACACCGGCCGCAGCAGACCCGAGCGTTCAAGCCCTGGTCGAAGACACCTCGCTGGGCATGGCCCATGACCTGTCCCCATGGGGCATGTACAAGAACGCCGACATCGTGGTGAAGATCGTCATGATCGGCCTGGCCATCGCCTCCATCATCACCTGGACCATCTGGATTACCAAAGGCTTCGAGCTGATGGGCGCCAAGCGCCGCCTGCGTGGTGAAATCGCCCAGCTGAAGAAGTCCACCACCCTGAAAGAAGCCAGCGAAGTCTCCAACAAGGAAGGCACCCTGGCCCATACCCTGGTCCACGATGCCCTCGAAGAGATGCGCCTTTCGGCTAACGCTCGCGAAAAAGAAGGCATCAAGGAGCGCGTCAGCTTCCGTCTGGAGCGCCTGGTACATGCCAGCGGCCGCACCATGAGCAGCGGCACCGGCGTCCTCGCAACCATCGGTTCCACCGCGCCGTTCGTCGGCCTGTTCGGTACCGTATGGGGCATCATGAACAGCTTCATCGGCATCGCCAAGACCCAGACCACCAACCTGGCCGTCGTTGCCCCAGGTATCGCCGAAGCGCTGCTGGCCACTGCTCTGGGCCTGGTCGCGGCAATCCCGGCCGTGGTCATCTACAACGTCTTCGCCCGCTCCATTGCCGGTTACAAGGCGCAGGTGTCCGATGCCTCCGCCCAGGTACTGCTGTTGGTCAGCCGTGATCTGGACCACCAGGGCAGCGAGCGCGCCGCCCCGCACATGGTGAAAGTGGGGTAA
- the exbD gene encoding TonB system transport protein ExbD → MGLHLNEGGDDLAENHEINVTPFIDVMLVLLIIFMVAAPLATVDIKVDLPASTAKPAPRPEKPVFVSVKADQKLYVGDDQVAAPDQLGPMLDAKTKGDKETTIFFQADKGVDYGDLMEVMNNMRAAGYLKVGLVGLETAAKK, encoded by the coding sequence ATGGGCCTGCATCTCAACGAAGGTGGCGACGACCTCGCCGAAAACCACGAAATCAACGTTACGCCGTTCATCGACGTGATGCTGGTGCTGCTGATCATCTTCATGGTCGCCGCTCCCTTGGCCACGGTCGACATCAAAGTCGACCTGCCGGCCTCAACCGCCAAACCGGCACCAAGGCCAGAGAAACCGGTGTTCGTCAGCGTCAAGGCCGACCAGAAGCTGTATGTCGGAGACGACCAGGTGGCTGCACCCGACCAGCTTGGCCCGATGCTCGACGCCAAGACCAAGGGTGACAAGGAAACCACCATCTTCTTCCAGGCTGACAAAGGCGTGGATTACGGCGACCTGATGGAAGTGATGAACAACATGCGCGCGGCCGGCTACCTGAAAGTCGGTCTTGTAGGTCTCGAGACGGCAGCCAAGAAATGA
- a CDS encoding TonB family protein: MMKTRSNMARYGGSLAIVLGVHVVAVLLTLNWSVPQAIELPPAAMMVELAPLPEPAPPPPPKAAPQPPAPVEEPPLPKLAEAPKPKIAIPKPPKPKAKPQPPKPEKKPEPPKEAPPTEQTVDAPPSNTPPQKSAAPAPSIASNSKALPTWQSDLLRHLAKYKRYPEDARRRGLQGMNRLRFVVDAEGKVVSYSMAGGSGSASLDRATLEMIRRAGKVPKPPPELLNNGTIEVVAPFVYSLDRR; encoded by the coding sequence ATGATGAAAACGCGCTCTAACATGGCGCGCTACGGTGGCAGCCTGGCGATCGTGCTGGGCGTGCACGTGGTCGCCGTGCTGCTGACGCTCAACTGGTCGGTGCCCCAGGCCATCGAGCTGCCCCCGGCAGCGATGATGGTCGAACTGGCACCGTTGCCGGAGCCTGCGCCACCACCACCCCCAAAGGCAGCTCCGCAGCCACCGGCCCCAGTCGAGGAACCACCGTTGCCGAAGCTGGCAGAAGCGCCCAAGCCCAAGATCGCCATCCCCAAGCCGCCCAAGCCGAAGGCCAAGCCCCAGCCGCCCAAGCCCGAGAAAAAGCCTGAGCCGCCGAAGGAAGCGCCACCCACCGAGCAAACGGTGGACGCACCGCCCAGCAACACGCCACCGCAGAAGTCCGCGGCACCGGCTCCGAGCATTGCGTCCAACAGCAAAGCACTGCCAACCTGGCAGAGCGACCTGCTGCGCCACCTGGCCAAGTACAAGCGCTACCCGGAAGACGCGCGCCGTCGCGGCCTGCAAGGCATGAACCGCCTGCGCTTCGTGGTCGACGCCGAAGGCAAGGTCGTGTCGTACTCCATGGCCGGTGGTTCAGGCAGTGCCTCACTCGATCGGGCGACCCTGGAAATGATCCGTCGGGCCGGCAAGGTACCCAAGCCGCCACCCGAGTTGCTGAACAATGGCACGATTGAAGTCGTGGCACCGTTCGTCTACTCACTGGACCGCCGCTGA
- a CDS encoding LysR family transcriptional regulator, translating into MTLTELRYIVTLAQEQHFGHAAERCHVSQPTLSVGVKKLEDELGVLIFERSKSAVRLTPVGESIVAQAQKVLEQAQGIRELAQAGKNQLTAPLKVGAIYTVGPYLFPHLIPQLHRVAPQMPLYIEENFTHVLREKLRNGELDAVIIALPFNEADVLTLPLYDEPFCALMPADHPWTAKKTIDTAMLNDKSLLLLGEGHCFRDQVLEACPTLNKGGEGSRHTTVESSSLETIRHMVASGLGVSILPLSAVHSHHYAPGVIEVRPLTAPAPFRTVAIAWRASFPRPKAIEILADSIRLCSVAKNPAEQPA; encoded by the coding sequence ATGACCCTCACCGAATTACGCTACATCGTCACACTCGCCCAGGAACAGCACTTCGGCCATGCCGCCGAGCGCTGTCACGTGAGCCAACCAACCCTGTCGGTCGGTGTGAAGAAGCTCGAGGACGAGCTTGGCGTTCTGATCTTCGAGCGCAGCAAAAGCGCAGTACGTCTGACCCCGGTCGGCGAAAGCATCGTCGCCCAAGCGCAGAAGGTACTGGAGCAGGCCCAAGGCATTCGTGAACTGGCCCAGGCCGGCAAGAATCAGCTGACCGCCCCGCTCAAGGTCGGCGCCATCTACACCGTCGGCCCCTATCTGTTCCCGCACCTGATCCCGCAGCTGCACCGCGTGGCGCCGCAAATGCCGCTGTACATCGAAGAAAATTTCACCCACGTACTGCGCGAAAAGCTGCGCAACGGCGAACTGGACGCGGTGATCATCGCCCTGCCGTTCAACGAAGCCGACGTGCTGACGCTACCGCTCTACGACGAACCGTTCTGCGCCCTGATGCCTGCCGACCACCCATGGACGGCGAAGAAGACCATCGACACTGCCATGCTCAACGACAAGAGCCTGTTGCTGCTCGGTGAGGGCCACTGCTTCCGCGACCAGGTACTGGAAGCCTGCCCTACCCTGAACAAGGGGGGTGAAGGCTCAAGGCACACCACGGTCGAGTCCAGCTCGCTGGAAACCATCCGTCACATGGTGGCTTCGGGCCTTGGCGTATCGATCCTGCCGCTGTCGGCCGTGCACAGCCATCACTACGCCCCCGGCGTCATCGAAGTGCGCCCGCTGACGGCACCGGCACCATTCCGCACGGTAGCCATCGCCTGGCGCGCCAGTTTCCCGCGGCCAAAGGCCATCGAGATCCTCGCCGATTCGATCCGCCTGTGCTCGGTCGCCAAAAACCCTGCGGAACAACCGGCCTGA
- the recG gene encoding ATP-dependent DNA helicase RecG, with the protein MSELSKVPVTVLKGVGEAMAEKLAKVGLENLQDVLFHLPLRYQDRTRVVPIGQLRPGQDAVIEGVVSGTDVTMGKRRSLVVRLGDGSGVLTLRFYHFSNAQKEGLKRGTHLRCYGEARPGASGLEIYHPEYRALNGSAPPPPVEQTLTPIYPSTEGLTQQRLRLLCQQSLALLGPRSLPDWLPDELARDYQLAPLDEAIRYLHNPPADADLDELAEGQHWAQHRLAFEELLTHQLSQQRLRESLRSLRAPVLPKATHLQAQYLANLGFQPTGAQQRVANEIAYDLSQHEPMMRLVQGDVGAGKTVVAALAALQALEAGYQVALMAPTEILAEQHYITFRRWLEPLGIEVAWLAGKLKGKARAASLEQIANGAPMVVGTHALFQEEVRFKHLALAIIDEQHRFGVQQRLALRKKGVAGELCPHQLIMTATPIPRTLAMSAYADLDTSVLDELPPGRTPVNTVLVADSRRFEVVERVRAACAEGRQAYWVCTLIEESEELTCQAAESTYEELGSALGELRVGLIHGRMKPAEKAEIMAEFKAGNLQLLVATTVIEVGVDVPNASLMIIENPERLGLAQLHQLRGRVGRGSAVSHCVLLYHPPLSQVGRERLGIMRETNDGFIIAEKDLELRGPGEMLGTRQTGLLQFKVADLMRDADLLPAVRDAAQALVSRWPEHVSPLLDRWLRHGQQYGQV; encoded by the coding sequence ATGAGTGAGCTGTCGAAGGTCCCGGTCACAGTACTGAAAGGTGTGGGCGAGGCAATGGCGGAGAAACTCGCCAAGGTCGGCCTGGAAAACCTGCAGGACGTGTTGTTCCACCTGCCCCTGCGCTACCAGGACCGCACGCGCGTGGTGCCAATCGGCCAGCTGCGTCCGGGCCAGGATGCGGTTATCGAGGGTGTGGTCAGTGGTACCGATGTGACCATGGGTAAGCGCCGCAGCCTGGTGGTGCGCCTGGGCGACGGCAGCGGTGTACTGACATTGCGCTTCTACCACTTCAGCAACGCGCAGAAGGAGGGCCTGAAGCGGGGCACCCACCTGCGCTGCTATGGGGAAGCCCGCCCCGGCGCTTCCGGCCTGGAAATCTACCACCCGGAGTACCGCGCGCTGAACGGCAGCGCGCCGCCGCCACCGGTGGAACAGACACTGACGCCGATCTATCCGTCCACCGAAGGTCTTACCCAGCAACGCCTGCGCCTGTTGTGCCAGCAGAGCCTTGCCCTGCTTGGCCCGCGCAGCCTGCCCGACTGGCTGCCTGACGAACTTGCCCGGGACTACCAGCTGGCACCCTTGGACGAAGCCATACGCTACCTGCACAACCCGCCGGCCGACGCCGACCTCGACGAGCTCGCCGAAGGCCAGCACTGGGCCCAGCACCGCCTGGCCTTCGAAGAGTTGCTGACCCACCAGCTGTCGCAGCAACGCCTGCGCGAAAGCCTGCGCAGCCTGCGTGCGCCGGTACTGCCCAAGGCCACGCACCTTCAGGCGCAGTACCTGGCCAACCTTGGTTTCCAGCCGACCGGCGCGCAGCAGCGGGTAGCCAACGAAATTGCCTACGACCTTAGCCAGCACGAACCGATGATGCGCCTGGTGCAGGGCGACGTGGGTGCCGGCAAGACCGTGGTCGCTGCACTGGCCGCGTTGCAGGCGCTGGAGGCTGGCTATCAGGTGGCATTGATGGCACCCACCGAGATCCTCGCCGAGCAGCACTACATTACCTTCAGGCGCTGGCTGGAACCGCTGGGCATCGAAGTCGCCTGGCTAGCCGGCAAACTCAAGGGCAAGGCCCGGGCCGCTTCCCTGGAGCAGATCGCCAACGGTGCACCCATGGTGGTCGGCACCCACGCGCTGTTCCAGGAGGAAGTGAGGTTCAAGCACCTGGCCCTTGCGATCATCGACGAACAGCACCGGTTTGGCGTGCAGCAACGCCTGGCCCTGCGCAAGAAGGGCGTGGCCGGCGAGTTGTGCCCGCACCAGCTGATCATGACCGCCACGCCTATTCCGCGCACCCTGGCCATGAGCGCCTACGCCGACCTGGACACTTCGGTGCTCGACGAATTGCCGCCAGGGCGCACGCCGGTGAACACCGTGCTGGTGGCCGACAGCCGCCGCTTCGAAGTGGTCGAGCGGGTACGCGCCGCCTGCGCCGAGGGGCGCCAGGCCTACTGGGTATGCACGCTGATCGAAGAGTCCGAAGAACTCACCTGCCAGGCCGCCGAAAGCACTTACGAGGAGCTTGGCAGCGCGCTTGGCGAGCTGAGGGTAGGGTTGATCCACGGGCGCATGAAGCCGGCGGAAAAAGCCGAGATCATGGCCGAGTTCAAGGCTGGCAACCTGCAGCTTCTGGTCGCCACCACGGTCATCGAGGTGGGCGTGGACGTGCCCAACGCCAGCCTGATGATCATCGAGAACCCCGAGCGCCTGGGCCTTGCGCAGCTGCACCAGCTACGTGGCCGGGTTGGTCGGGGCAGCGCCGTGAGCCATTGCGTGCTGCTGTACCACCCGCCGCTGTCGCAGGTTGGCCGCGAGCGCTTGGGGATCATGCGCGAAACCAACGACGGCTTCATCATTGCCGAAAAAGACCTTGAACTGCGTGGCCCGGGCGAGATGCTCGGCACCCGCCAGACCGGTCTGCTGCAGTTCAAGGTCGCCGACCTGATGCGCGACGCGGACCTGCTGCCGGCCGTGCGCGATGCGGCTCAGGCCCTGGTATCACGCTGGCCGGAACACGTCAGCCCGCTGCTGGACCGCTGGCTGCGCCATGGCCAACAATATGGCCAAGTGTGA
- a CDS encoding HDOD domain-containing protein, with protein sequence MTEVALDTATPHAPSVIRLLLDKLGVPYRQVVEHPHLPAASRVQAVLLDDEVGALMVLFPQSHLLDLNRLAELTGRKLTAVSVPRLKQMLDKHHLKALPGIPALTSSPCQYEKALLDAETVFIQSGEAGLLLEIERAHFKRMLAKASASSFGQQVEAISPNLDRPDDDTREITNAVQAFTARRIQKRLEETIEIPPLADTAQKIIKLRVDPNASIDDITGVVETDPALAAQVVSWAASPYYGSPGKIRSVEDAIVRVLGFDLVINLALGLALGKTLSLPKDHPQQATPYWQQSIYTAAIIEGLTRAMPRAERPEAGLTYLAGLLHNFGYLLLAHVFPPHFSLICRHLEVNPHLNHTYVEQHLLGISREQIGTWLMKLWDMPEELSTALRFQHDPAYEGEYFAFPNLVCLATRLLRSRGIGSGPQEEIPDELLERLSITRDKAEDVVNKVLEAENLLRELASQFHAPH encoded by the coding sequence ATGACTGAAGTTGCCCTGGACACCGCAACCCCACACGCCCCCTCCGTCATCAGGCTGCTGCTCGACAAACTTGGCGTGCCCTACCGCCAGGTGGTCGAACACCCGCACCTGCCTGCGGCTTCGCGGGTGCAGGCTGTCCTTCTCGACGACGAGGTCGGCGCCCTCATGGTGCTGTTCCCGCAGAGCCACCTGCTGGACCTCAACCGCCTGGCCGAGCTGACCGGGCGCAAGCTGACCGCCGTGTCGGTACCGCGACTGAAGCAGATGCTCGACAAGCACCACCTCAAGGCGCTGCCGGGCATCCCGGCGCTGACCAGTTCGCCATGTCAGTACGAAAAGGCCCTGCTCGACGCCGAAACTGTCTTTATCCAGTCCGGCGAAGCCGGCCTGTTGCTGGAAATCGAACGCGCGCACTTCAAGCGCATGCTGGCCAAGGCCAGCGCCAGCAGCTTCGGCCAGCAAGTCGAAGCGATCAGCCCCAACCTCGACCGCCCCGATGACGACACCCGAGAAATCACCAATGCCGTCCAGGCCTTCACCGCCCGACGCATTCAGAAGCGCCTGGAAGAAACCATCGAAATTCCGCCGCTCGCCGACACCGCGCAGAAGATCATCAAGCTGCGGGTAGATCCCAACGCCAGCATCGACGATATCACCGGCGTGGTCGAAACCGACCCGGCGCTGGCGGCACAGGTGGTGAGCTGGGCCGCATCGCCCTACTATGGTTCGCCGGGCAAGATTCGCTCGGTGGAAGACGCCATCGTGCGTGTGCTGGGTTTCGACCTGGTGATCAACCTGGCCCTGGGCCTGGCGCTGGGCAAGACCTTGAGCCTGCCAAAAGACCACCCACAGCAGGCCACGCCCTACTGGCAACAGTCGATCTACACCGCCGCGATCATCGAAGGCCTGACCCGCGCCATGCCTCGCGCAGAACGCCCCGAGGCCGGGCTGACCTACCTGGCCGGGCTACTGCACAACTTCGGCTATCTGCTGCTGGCGCATGTGTTCCCACCGCACTTCTCGCTGATTTGCCGCCACCTTGAGGTCAACCCGCATCTGAACCACACCTACGTGGAACAACACCTGCTGGGCATCAGCCGCGAACAGATCGGTACCTGGCTGATGAAGCTGTGGGACATGCCGGAAGAGCTGTCGACTGCCTTGCGCTTTCAGCACGACCCGGCCTACGAAGGCGAATATTTCGCATTCCCCAACCTGGTGTGCCTGGCCACCCGTCTGCTGCGCTCGCGAGGCATAGGCTCAGGGCCGCAGGAAGAGATTCCTGACGAGCTGCTGGAACGCCTGAGCATTACCCGGGACAAGGCTGAGGATGTGGTGAACAAGGTGCTCGAAGCCGAGAACCTGTTGCGTGAGCTGGCTTCGCAGTTCCACGCACCGCATTAA
- a CDS encoding helicase, which produces MKFRFLLWAMGLLMARASRNNPAFQQQLKGKNLVFQMQTLDGKVARHFIVENERISSKGGAHPQPAFAIAFKDAAYGFATMQAGNKQLAFMQGIQDKHIQIKGNPALVMWFQGLMKYLKPKKKG; this is translated from the coding sequence ATGAAGTTCCGCTTTCTTCTCTGGGCCATGGGGCTGTTGATGGCCAGGGCCAGCCGTAATAACCCCGCTTTCCAGCAGCAGCTCAAAGGCAAGAACCTGGTATTCCAGATGCAAACCCTGGACGGCAAGGTCGCCCGGCACTTCATCGTCGAGAACGAGCGCATCAGCAGCAAGGGCGGCGCGCACCCCCAGCCGGCGTTCGCCATTGCCTTCAAGGACGCTGCCTACGGCTTCGCCACCATGCAGGCGGGTAACAAGCAGCTGGCCTTCATGCAAGGGATTCAGGACAAGCACATCCAGATCAAGGGCAACCCGGCGTTGGTGATGTGGTTTCAGGGGTTGATGAAATACCTGAAACCGAAGAAGAAAGGTTGA
- a CDS encoding integration host factor, whose amino-acid sequence MRKPELAAVIADKADLTKEKANQVLNAILDSITGALDKDTVTLVGFGTFEKRHRGARTGKNPQTGEPVKIKASNTVAFKPGKNLRDEVNEAKPAKKGK is encoded by the coding sequence ATGCGCAAACCAGAACTCGCCGCCGTCATCGCCGACAAGGCTGACCTGACCAAGGAAAAGGCCAATCAGGTTTTGAACGCGATTCTCGACAGCATCACCGGTGCCCTGGACAAGGACACCGTGACCCTGGTCGGTTTCGGCACCTTCGAAAAACGTCATCGCGGTGCGCGTACCGGCAAGAACCCGCAGACTGGGGAGCCGGTCAAGATCAAAGCCAGCAACACCGTGGCCTTCAAGCCAGGCAAGAACCTGCGCGATGAAGTTAACGAAGCCAAACCTGCCAAGAAGGGCAAGTAA
- a CDS encoding FAD-dependent oxidoreductase, whose protein sequence is MTSPVVIIGTGLAGYNLAREFRKLDAQTPLLLITADDGRSYSKPMLSMGFAKQKDADGLCMAEPGAMAEQLNAEIRTHTRISGIDPGHKRLWIGEEAVEYRDLVLAWGAQTVQVPIEGDGGHLVFPINDLEDYARFRAAAAGKQRVLILGAGLIGCEFANDMSLGGFEVDVVAPCEQVMPTLLHPAAAAAVQGGLESLGVRFHLGPVLTRLQQVTQGLEAHLSDGRVIVCDLVVSAIGLRPRTDLAAAAGLQTNRGVSVDRELRTSHANIFALGDCAEVDGINLLYVMPLMSCARALAQTLAGKPTAVSYGPMPITVKTPACPLVVSPAPQGCEGIWQVEGQGSDLKVLCLDADGKLLGYALTGAAVMEKLALNRQLPAVMA, encoded by the coding sequence ATGACGTCCCCTGTGGTAATCATCGGTACCGGCCTTGCGGGCTACAACCTGGCCCGTGAATTTCGCAAGCTCGATGCGCAGACGCCGCTGTTGCTGATCACCGCCGACGATGGTCGTTCCTACTCCAAGCCGATGCTTTCCATGGGCTTTGCCAAGCAGAAGGACGCCGACGGCCTGTGCATGGCTGAGCCGGGCGCTATGGCCGAGCAACTTAATGCCGAGATCCGCACCCATACCCGCATCAGCGGCATCGACCCGGGGCACAAGCGGCTGTGGATCGGCGAAGAGGCCGTGGAGTACCGCGACCTGGTGCTGGCCTGGGGGGCGCAGACCGTGCAGGTGCCGATCGAGGGTGATGGCGGCCATCTGGTGTTCCCGATCAACGACCTGGAAGACTACGCGCGCTTCCGTGCGGCCGCCGCTGGCAAGCAGCGTGTGCTGATCCTCGGTGCCGGTCTGATCGGCTGCGAATTTGCAAACGACATGAGCCTGGGCGGCTTCGAGGTCGACGTTGTGGCTCCGTGCGAACAGGTCATGCCGACCCTGCTGCACCCGGCCGCTGCGGCGGCAGTGCAGGGTGGGCTGGAGAGCCTGGGTGTGCGCTTCCACTTGGGGCCGGTGCTGACCCGCCTGCAGCAGGTGACCCAAGGCCTGGAGGCACACCTGTCGGATGGCCGCGTGATCGTCTGCGACTTGGTGGTTTCGGCCATCGGCCTTCGCCCACGTACCGACCTGGCTGCCGCGGCCGGCCTGCAGACCAATCGTGGCGTAAGCGTAGACCGCGAGCTACGTACCTCACACGCCAACATCTTCGCCCTTGGCGACTGTGCCGAAGTCGATGGCATCAACCTGCTGTATGTGATGCCGCTGATGAGCTGTGCCCGGGCGCTGGCGCAAACCCTGGCGGGCAAGCCGACGGCCGTTTCCTACGGGCCGATGCCGATCACCGTGAAAACCCCGGCCTGTCCGCTGGTTGTCTCGCCGGCGCCACAGGGCTGCGAAGGCATCTGGCAGGTAGAGGGGCAGGGCAGTGACCTCAAGGTGCTCTGCCTAGATGCCGACGGCAAGCTGCTGGGCTACGCCCTCACCGGAGCGGCGGTGATGGAGAAGCTGGCGCTGAATCGTCAGTTGCCAGCGGTTATGGCGTAA
- a CDS encoding rubredoxin has translation MKKWQCIVCGLIYDEAEGWPDDGIAPGTRWEDVPEDWLCPDCGVGKSDFEMISIG, from the coding sequence ATGAAAAAGTGGCAATGTATTGTCTGTGGCCTGATCTACGACGAAGCCGAGGGCTGGCCCGACGACGGCATCGCCCCCGGCACCCGTTGGGAGGATGTGCCTGAAGACTGGCTGTGCCCCGACTGTGGCGTCGGCAAAAGCGACTTTGAAATGATCTCCATCGGTTAA
- a CDS encoding chorismate lyase, which yields MSYESPQAAAVAWLPYSQLATDIDQPTLDWLFDEGSLTRRLTRLSIDHFSVTPLFEGWQPLRDDECQALGIAAGSEGWVREVYLRGHGQPWVFARSVASRSALERGGLDLESLGSRSLGELLFCDQAFIRHPLEVCSYPQAWLPSEAAHAALWGRRSRFERNGLDLLVAEVFLPALWQAAKEENR from the coding sequence GTGTCGTACGAATCCCCGCAAGCAGCCGCTGTCGCGTGGCTGCCGTATTCACAACTGGCGACCGACATCGACCAGCCCACCCTAGACTGGCTGTTCGACGAGGGCTCGCTGACCCGCCGCCTGACCCGTCTGTCCATTGATCACTTTTCCGTCACCCCGCTGTTCGAGGGCTGGCAGCCGCTGCGCGATGACGAATGCCAAGCGCTGGGCATCGCTGCCGGTTCCGAAGGCTGGGTGCGCGAAGTGTACCTGCGCGGCCATGGCCAACCTTGGGTATTCGCCCGCAGCGTGGCCAGCCGCAGCGCCCTGGAACGTGGTGGTCTGGACCTGGAAAGCTTGGGCAGCCGCTCGCTGGGCGAGTTGCTGTTCTGCGACCAGGCGTTCATCCGTCATCCACTTGAAGTGTGCAGTTACCCACAGGCCTGGCTGCCGTCCGAAGCAGCACATGCGGCGCTTTGGGGCCGCCGCTCGCGCTTCGAGCGCAACGGCCTGGACCTACTGGTGGCAGAAGTGTTCCTGCCGGCATTGTGGCAAGCGGCCAAGGAGGAAAACCGCTGA
- a CDS encoding 4-hydroxybenzoate octaprenyltransferase, which yields MYLQLLKSLNRLHPRAWDFVQLSRMDRPIGIYLLLWPTLSAVWIAGNGSPTLANVLIFGLGVVLMRAAGCCINDFADRKVDGHVKRTADRPLASGRVRLREALTLFAILVGVSFLLVLCTNSRTVWLSFGAVALAFCYPFMKRYTYYPQVVLGAAYSWGIPMAFTAAGGELPAGAWLLYIANLLWTVGYDTYYAMVDRDDDLKIGVKSTAILFGDADRSIILTLQLLSLGCLLLAGSRFDLGGWFHLGLLGAAACFAWEYWSTRKLDRESCFKAFLHNHWAGLLVFIGVVLDYALR from the coding sequence ATGTACCTGCAACTGCTCAAGTCGCTCAACCGCCTGCACCCACGGGCCTGGGACTTCGTCCAGCTCAGCCGCATGGACCGACCGATAGGCATCTACCTGCTGTTGTGGCCGACCCTGTCGGCAGTGTGGATTGCCGGCAACGGGTCACCAACCCTGGCCAATGTGCTCATTTTCGGCCTTGGTGTGGTGCTGATGCGCGCGGCCGGCTGCTGCATCAACGACTTTGCCGACCGCAAGGTTGACGGCCATGTCAAGCGGACCGCCGACCGCCCCCTGGCCAGTGGCCGGGTGCGGCTACGCGAGGCGCTGACACTGTTCGCGATTCTGGTCGGGGTGAGTTTCCTGCTGGTGCTGTGCACCAACAGCCGCACCGTCTGGCTGTCGTTCGGGGCGGTGGCCTTGGCGTTCTGCTACCCGTTCATGAAGCGCTACACCTACTACCCGCAGGTGGTGCTGGGGGCGGCGTATTCGTGGGGCATTCCCATGGCTTTCACAGCCGCTGGCGGTGAATTGCCGGCCGGCGCCTGGCTGCTGTATATCGCCAACCTGCTGTGGACGGTGGGTTATGACACCTATTACGCCATGGTCGACCGCGATGACGACCTGAAAATTGGCGTGAAATCGACCGCGATCCTGTTCGGCGACGCCGATCGCAGCATCATCCTGACCCTGCAGCTGCTATCGCTGGGCTGCCTGTTGCTGGCCGGTAGCCGCTTCGACCTGGGTGGCTGGTTCCACCTTGGGTTGCTGGGTGCGGCGGCGTGCTTTGCCTGGGAATACTGGTCAACGCGCAAGCTGGACCGGGAATCGTGCTTCAAGGCATTTCTGCACAACCACTGGGCTGGGTTGCTGGTGTTTATCGGGGTAGTGCTGGATTACGCGCTGCGCTGA